In one window of Candidatus Limnocylindrales bacterium DNA:
- a CDS encoding TetR/AcrR family transcriptional regulator gives MDPAADRKKARKLPAGSSAATHAASAISATEAEAGRRPAAIPTIERPTRRSRKTRKDLVDAARELLEEQGVPALTVKAVTERADVGHGTFYHHFPSTEAVLAAGIEASMREFAAAIEREFSEASDKAWVFVKSMSSTFRMLTRHPALPWMLERPQVLAAALREACGPFARRDVAAMVAAGDVHGDALPRVGHYWEWIIVGALSDAAGRPLEQSRIEAGLIEMVLRILGLDDARIRRLLSSLDAAVKPNARKKGA, from the coding sequence ATGGACCCGGCCGCAGATCGCAAAAAAGCCCGCAAATTACCCGCCGGTTCGTCGGCAGCGACCCATGCGGCATCGGCGATATCGGCCACGGAAGCCGAGGCCGGGCGCCGCCCCGCTGCGATCCCGACCATCGAGCGACCCACCCGCCGCAGCCGCAAGACGCGCAAGGATCTCGTCGACGCGGCCCGCGAGCTGCTCGAAGAGCAGGGCGTCCCGGCCCTCACCGTCAAGGCCGTCACCGAGCGCGCCGATGTCGGGCACGGCACGTTCTACCATCACTTTCCGTCGACCGAGGCGGTGCTCGCGGCCGGCATCGAGGCGTCGATGCGCGAATTTGCGGCCGCCATCGAACGCGAGTTCTCCGAAGCCTCCGACAAGGCCTGGGTCTTCGTAAAGAGCATGTCGAGCACGTTCCGCATGCTCACGCGTCACCCGGCGCTGCCGTGGATGCTCGAGAGGCCGCAGGTTCTTGCTGCTGCGCTTCGCGAGGCATGCGGACCGTTCGCGCGCCGCGATGTCGCGGCCATGGTTGCCGCAGGCGACGTCCATGGCGACGCGCTGCCGCGCGTCGGCCATTACTGGGAATGGATCATCGTCGGCGCGCTTTCGGATGCGGCCGGGCGGCCGCTCGAACAATCGAGGATCGAAGCCGGCCTCATTGAGATGGTGCTGCGGATCCTTGGTCTCGACGATGCGCGCATTCGCCGCCTGCTGTCGTCGCTCGATGCCGCTGTGAAGCCGAACGCGAGGAAGAAGGGTGCATGA
- the glpK gene encoding glycerol kinase GlpK has product MARYILAIDQGTTGSTVMVFDERGRVRSRAYSEFRQHYPKPAWVEHDADEIWNVTQRLIGEALAHAKVKPSALAGIGITNQRETTVVWDRKTGKPIHRAIVWQDRRTASVCDRLRAAGDERDVRKKTGLVLDPYFSGTKVAWILDNVRGARARAERGDLAFGTIDSWLIWKLTGGDVHATDYTNASRTMLFNIRTMRWDDSLCRLLRVPKAMLPEVRPSAGMFGRTAPGIVGPGTVAISGVAGDQQAALFGQACTSPGMVKNTYGTGCFLMMYSGDKPIESKNGLLTTLCCRADGGPAYALEGAVFVAGAAVQWLRDGLKILKTAGDSEAAARRVDSTLGTYIVPAFAGLGAPYWDADARGAIVGLTRGVTSDHLVRATLESLAYQTRDVVDAMTADCRKKLRVLRVDGGASANDFLMQFQADVLGVPVDRPTVIETTAAGAAFLAGVGAGLWRSARDLESVRKVDRVFKPKMKNAERESLYRGWTGAVARVRTSR; this is encoded by the coding sequence GTCGAGCACGACGCCGACGAGATCTGGAACGTCACGCAGCGGCTGATCGGCGAAGCGCTCGCGCACGCGAAAGTGAAGCCTTCGGCGCTTGCGGGCATCGGCATCACCAACCAGCGCGAGACGACGGTCGTCTGGGATCGAAAGACCGGCAAACCCATCCATCGCGCCATCGTCTGGCAGGACCGGCGCACGGCGTCGGTCTGCGACAGGCTGCGCGCCGCGGGCGACGAACGCGATGTCCGCAAGAAGACCGGCCTGGTGCTGGATCCGTATTTCTCCGGAACCAAAGTCGCGTGGATCCTCGACAACGTGCGCGGCGCACGCGCGCGAGCGGAACGCGGCGATCTCGCGTTCGGCACGATCGACTCGTGGCTGATCTGGAAGCTCACCGGCGGCGATGTGCACGCGACCGATTACACGAATGCGTCGCGCACGATGCTGTTCAACATCCGCACGATGAGGTGGGACGACAGCCTTTGCCGGCTGCTTCGCGTGCCGAAGGCGATGCTGCCCGAAGTGCGACCGTCGGCGGGAATGTTCGGAAGGACGGCGCCGGGAATCGTCGGTCCGGGCACCGTTGCGATCAGCGGTGTGGCCGGGGACCAGCAGGCGGCACTGTTCGGCCAGGCGTGCACGTCGCCGGGCATGGTCAAGAACACGTACGGCACCGGCTGTTTCCTGATGATGTACAGCGGCGACAAGCCGATCGAGTCGAAGAACGGCCTGCTGACGACGCTTTGCTGCCGCGCCGACGGCGGACCGGCTTACGCGCTCGAAGGCGCGGTATTCGTGGCCGGAGCCGCGGTGCAGTGGCTGCGCGACGGGCTGAAGATCCTGAAGACCGCGGGCGACAGCGAAGCAGCGGCGCGGCGTGTGGACTCGACGCTCGGCACGTACATCGTCCCGGCGTTTGCCGGTCTCGGTGCGCCGTACTGGGACGCCGATGCACGCGGCGCCATCGTCGGCCTGACGCGCGGAGTGACGTCGGACCATCTGGTGCGGGCCACGCTCGAGTCGCTCGCGTATCAGACGCGCGACGTCGTCGATGCGATGACCGCCGACTGCCGCAAGAAGCTGCGCGTGCTGCGCGTCGACGGCGGCGCAAGTGCCAACGACTTCCTCATGCAGTTCCAGGCCGACGTGCTCGGTGTGCCGGTCGACCGTCCGACGGTCATCGAAACCACGGCGGCCGGCGCGGCGTTCCTCGCCGGTGTCGGCGCGGGGTTGTGGAGGAGCGCGCGCGATCTCGAATCGGTGCGCAAGGTCGATCGCGTGTTCAAGCCGAAGATGAAGAACGCCGAACGCGAGTCGCTCTATCGCGGATGGACCGGAGCGGTGGCCCGCGTGCGCACCAGCCGCTGA